The DNA window NNNNNNNNNNNNNNNNNNNNNNNNNNNNNNNNNNNNNNNNNNNNNNNNNNNNNNNNNNNNNNNNNNNNNNNNNNNNNNNNNNNNNNNNNNNNNNNNNNNNNNNNNNNNNNNNNNNNNNNNNNNNNNNNNNNNNNNNNNNNNNNNNNNNNNNNNNNNNNNNNNNNNNNNNNNNNNNNNNNNNNNNNNNNNNNNNNNNNNNNNNNNNNNNNNNNNNNNNNNNNNNNNNNNNNNNNNNNNNNNNNNNNNNNNNNNNNNNNNNNNNNNNNNNNNNNNNNNNNNNNNNNNNNNNNNNNNNNNNNNNNNNNNNNNNNNNNNNNNNNNNNNNNNNNNNNNNNNNNNNNNNNNNNNNNNNNNNNNNNNNNNNNNNNNNNNNNNNNNNNNNNNNNNNNNNNNNNNNNNNNNNNNNNNNNNNNNNNNNNNNNNNNNNNNNNNNNNNNNNNNNNNNNNNNNNNNNNNNNNNNNNNNNNNNNNNNNNNNNNNNNNNNNNNNNNNNNNNNNNNNNNNNNNNNNNNNNNNNNNNNNNNNNNNNNNNNNNNNNNNNNNNNNNNNNNNNNNNNNNNNNNNNNNNNNNNNNNNNNNNNNNNNNNNNNNNNNNNNNNNNNNNNNNNNNNNNNNNNNNNNNNNNNNNNNNNNNNNNNNNNNNNNNNNNNNNNNNNNNNNNNNNNNNNNNNNNNNNNNNNNNNNNNNNNNNNNNNNNNNNNNNNNNNNNNNNNNNNNNNNNNNNNNNNNNNNNNNNNNNNNNNNNNNNNNNNNNNNNNNNNNNNNNNNNNNNNNNNNNNNNNNNNNNNNNNNNNNNNNNNNNNNNNNNNNNNNNNNNNNNNNNNNNNNNNNNNNNNNNNNNNNNNNNNNNNNNNNNNNNNNNNNNNNNNNNNNNNNNNNNNNNNNNNNNNNNNNNNNNNNNNNNNNNNNNNNNNNNNNNNNNNNNNNNNNNNNNNNNNNNNNNNNNNNNNNNNNNNNNNNNNNNNNNNNNNNNNNNNNNNNNNNNNNNNNNNNNNNNNNNNNNNNNNNNNNNNNNNNNNNNNNNNNNNNNNNNNNNNNNNNNNNNNNNNNNNNNNNNNNNNNNNNNNNNNNNNNNNNNNNNNNNNNNNNNNNNNNNNNNNNNNNNNNNNNNNNNNNNNNNNNNNNNNNNNNNNNNNNNNNNNNNNNNNNNNNNNNNNNNNNNNNNNNNNNNNNNNNNNNNNNNNNNNNNNNNNNNNNNNNNNNNNNNNNNNNNNNNNNNNNNNNNNNNNNNNNNNNNNNNNNNNNNNNNNNNNNNNNNNNNNNNNNNNNNNNNNNNNNNNNNNNNNNNNNNNNNNNNNNNNNNNNNNNNNNNNNNNNNNNNNNNNNNNNNNNNNNNNNNNNNNNNNNNNNNNNNNNNNNNNNNNNNNNNNNNNNNNNNNNNNNNNNNNNNNNNNNNNNNNNNNNNNNNNNNNNNNNNNNNNNNNNNNNNNNNNNNNNNNNNNNNNNNNNNNNNNNNNNNNNNNNNNNNNNNNNNNNNNNNNNNNNNNNNNNNNNNNNNNNNNNNNNNNNNNNNNNNNNNNNNNNNNNNNNNNNNNNNNNNNNNNNNNNNNNNNNNNNNNNNNNNNNNNNNNNNNNNNNNNNNNNNNNNNNNNNNNNNNNNNNNNNNNNNNNNNNNNNNNNNNNNNNNNNNNNNNNNNNNNNNNNNNNNNNNNNNNNNNNNNNNNNNNNNNNNNNNNNNNNNNNNNNNNNNNNNNNNNNNNNNNNNNNNNNNNNNNNNNNNNNNNNNNNNNNNNNNNNNNNNNNNNNNNNNNNNNNNNNNNNNNNNNNNNNNNNNNNNNNNNNNNNNNNNNNNNNNNNNNNNNNNNNNNNNNNNNNNNNNNNNNNNNNNNNNNNNNNNNNNNNNNNNNNNNNNNNNNNNNNNNNNNNNNNNNNNNNNNNNNNNNNNNNNNNNNNNNNNNNNNNNNNNNNNNNNNNNNNNNNNNNNNNNNNNNNNNNNNNNNNNNNNNNNNNNNNNNNNNNNNNNNNNNNNNNNNNNNNNNNNNNNNNNNNNNNNNNNNNNNNNNNNNNNNNNNNNNNNNNNNNNNNNNNNNNNNNNNNNNNNNNNNNNNNNNNNNNNNNNNNNNNNNNNNNNNNNNNNNNNNNNNNNNNNNNNNNNNNNNNNNNNNNNNNNNNNNNNNNNNNNNNNNNNNNNNNNNNNNNNNNNNNNNNNNNNNNNNNNNNNNNNNNNNNNNNNNNNNNNNNNNNNNNNNNNNNNNNNNNNNNNNNNNNNNNNNNNNNNNNNNNNNNNNNNNNNNNNNNNNNNNNNNNNNNNNNNNNNNNNNNNNNNNNNNNNNNNNNNNNNNNNNNNNNNNNNNNNNNNNNNNNNNNNNNNNNNNNNNNNNNNNNNNNNNNNNNNNNNNNNNNNNNNNNNNNNNNNNNNNNNNNNNNNNNNNNNNNNNNNNNNNNNNNNNNNNNNNNNNNNNNNNNNNNNNNNNNNNNNNNNNNNNNNNNNNNNNNNNNNNNNNNNNNNNNNNNNNNNNNNNNNNNNNNNNNNNNNNNNNNNNNNNNNNNNNNNNNNNNNNNNNNNNNNNNNNNNNNNNNNNNNNNNNNNNNNNNNNNNNNNNNNNNNNNNNNNNNNNNNNNNNNNNNNNNNNNNNNNNNNNNNNNNNNNNNNNNNNNNNNNNNNNNNNNNNNNNNNNNNNNNNNNNNNNNNNNNNNNNNNNNNNNNNNNNNNNNNNNNNNNNNNNNNNNNNNNNNNNNNNNNNNNNNNNNNNNNNNNNNNNNNNNNNNNNNNNNNNNNNNNNNNNNNNNNNNNNNNNNNNNNNNNNNNNNNNNNNNNNNNNNNNNNNNNNNNNNNNNNNNNNNNNNNNNNNNNNNNNNNNNNNNNNNNNNNNNNNNNNNNNNNNNNNNNNNNNNNNNNNNNNNNNNNNNNNNNNNNNNNNNNNNNNNNNNNNNNNNNNNNNNNNNNNNNNNNNNNNNNNNNNNNNNNNNNNNNNNNNNNNNNNNNNNNNNNNNNNNNNNNNNNNNNNNNNNNNNNNNNNNNNNNNNNNNNNNNNNNNNNNNNNNNNNNNNNNNNNNNNNNNNNNNNNNNNNNNNNNNNNNNNNNNNNNNNNNNNNNNNNNNNNNNNNNNNNNNNNNNNNNNNNNNNNNNNNNNNNNNNNNNNNNNNNNNNNNNNNNNNNNNNNNNNNNNNNNNNNNNNNNNNNNNNNNNNNNNNNNNNNNNNNNNNNNNNNNNNNNNNNNNNNNNNNNNNNNNNNNNNNNNNNNNNNNNNNNNNNNNNNNNNNNNNNNNNNNNNNNNNNNNNNNNNNNNNNNNNNNNNNNNNNNNNNNNNNNNNNNNNNNNNNNNNNNNNNNNNNNNNNNNNNNNNNNNNNNNNNNNNNNNNNNNNNNNNNNNNNNNNNNNNNNNNNNNNNNNNNNNNNNNNNNNNNNNNNNNNNNNNNNNNNNNNNNNNNNNNNNNNNNNNNNNNNNNNNNNNNNNNNNNNNNNNNNNNNNNNNNNNNNNNNNNNNNNNNNNNNNNNNNNNNNNNNNNNNNNNNNNNNNNNNNNNNNNNNNNNNNNNNNNNNNNNNNNNNNNNNNNNNNNNNNNNNNNNNNNNNNNNNNNNNNNNNNNNNNNNNNNNNNNNNNNNNNNNNNNNNNNNNNNNNNNNNNNNNNNNNNNNNNNNNNNNNNNNNNNNNNNNNNNNNNNNNNNNNNNNNNNNNNNNNNNNNNNNNNNNNNNNNNNNNNNNNNNNNNNNNNNNNNNNNNNNNNNNNNNNNNNNNNNNNNNNNNNNNNNNNNNNNNNNNNNNNNNNNNNNNNNNNNNNNNNNNNNNNNNNNNNNNNNNNNNNNNNNNNNNNNNNNNNNNNNNNNNNNNNNNNNNNNNNNNNNNNNNNNNNNNNNNNNNNNNNNNNNNNNNNNNNNNNNNNNNNNNNNNNNNNNNNNNNNNNNNNNNNNNNNNNNNNNNNNNNNNNNNNNNNNNNNNNNNNNNNNNNNNNNNNNNNNNNNNNNNNNNNNNNNNNNNNNNNNNNNNNNNNNNNNNNNNNNNNNNNNNNNNNNNNNNNNNNNNNNNNNNNNNNNNNNNNNNNNNNNNNNNNNNNNNNNNNNNNNNNNNNNNNNNNNNNNNNNNNNNNNNNNNNNNNNNNNNNNNNNNNNNNNNNNNNNNNNNNNNNNNNNNNNNNNNNNNNNNNNNNNNNNNNNNNNNNNNNNNNNNNNNNNNNNNNNNNNNNNNNNNNNNNNNNNNNNNNNNNNNNNNNNNNNNNNNNNNNNNNNNNNNNNNNNNNNNNNNNNNNNNNNNNNNNNNNNNNNNNNNNNNNNNNNNNNNNNNNNNNNNNNNNNNNNNNNNNNNNNNNNNNNNNNNNNNNNNNNNNNNNNNNNNNNNNNNNNNNNNNNNNNNNNNNNNNNNNNNNNNNNNNNNNNNNNNNNNNNNNNNNNNNNNNNNNNNNNNNNNNNNNNNNNNNNNNNNNNNNNNNNNNNNNNNNNNNNNNNNNNNNNNNNNNNNNNNNNNNNNNNNNNNNNNNNNNNNNNNNNNNNNNNNNNNNNNNNNNNNNNNNNNNNNNNNNNNNNNNNNNNNNNNNNNNNNNNNNNNNNNNNNNNNNNNNNNNNNNNNNNNNNNNNNNNNNNNNNNNNNNNNNNNNNNNNNNNNNNNNNNNNNNNNNNNNNNNNNNNNNNNNNNNNNNNNNNNNNNNNNNNNNNNNNNNNNNNNNNNNNNNNNNNNNNNNNNNNNNNNNNNNNNNNNNNNNNNNNNNNNNNNNNNNNNNNNNNNNNNNNNNNNNNNNNNNNNNNNNNNNNNNNNNNNNNNNNNNNCATGGGATAGTGGTGGAATCAATAGGCACGAGGCAGCTATGGCCGAAATGAATGAGGAGATCAGCGGAAAGAGCTCCTGCCGAGAGATCGTCGACGCAACACGCGCCGAAAGTCACATCGCCGAGGATGAAACAGTGAGTGGCGGAAGTGAATGTGGAGAGTATATCGGAGATGATGAGTGAATACATGAGGAGGCCCTCGGGGAACTGCAGTGCCACGCGCTTGGCACCTGAAGTTCGCACTCGCCATACGcacttgtggatttcgaagTTGTAGTTTTGAGGTAGAAGTGATATGGCGGCGTTGAGTGCTGCATCGTTTAGGATGGAGTCTGGTATTTGGTTCTTCACGAACCGCTTCGGACGTGACCGAGTTGACTGCTGCAGTGGCTGCTGATCTCCGGCGTTAACTGCGGTCGTCGTCGCCGCCGCCGGAGTAGGATTCAGTGGGAGAAGGTCGCCGTGTTCTTTCTCCATAGTTTGTTAACTGGCGGTGTCGATGTAATGGAGAGAGACTGAATTTTGTATAAATACTGTGATTAAAGGCTAATTAGGGATCTCTAGTATCCAAACACCTCTTTCCATTGGTttttcttactttctttttagtCCAATAAAGAATATATGAATAACTtggttattcatgtattaattttatatcatatttagtttgtaaataagataaaagttatttatatattaattatacaatTTTTGAACCAGAAACTTTAATGATACCAcaaatgagtatatatatatatttatactcatttagtatgagttaagcaaaattattaattttaatgataCCAATAGTCCAATgcagtatatatatactgatttagcatcagttttaaaaaatcaaatctctTCTTAAATGATTGTTAGATTGGGTTTTGAGTCCAAAGTTCTTGCTATTTGTTTGTCATAATTTCAAATGTGACAATGGAACGATAAACCATGCAATAAGACCCACACGGGAACAATTGAGGAATTCTTGTGTTGATAGGAGAACACAAGTATCCACTGAAATAATCGATGCATGTGTAAACTGGCATGGACACCACCATTATAAAACGAAAAATTCAGAGAGCTATGTGATGAATTAAAGTTTATTTCTTGGTGGGTAATGCTTGGGGGTGGGATCAATTAGAGAATGGACATGAAACTCCAAACTTAATCCAAGTATAAAAGATAAGACTCACCATTGGAATGAAGCTAACATTTTGATTCCACAAATCATACAGAGTTCTGAAGTAAAAGGGACCTAATTCTAACAAGATCAAAGTTTTGGGTAAAAATACAACAGGCACTCATTTGGTGCTTATTGATGAAGGTGATTCTTACCTTACAGTACAGAGCTCTAATATATCCTTCTTGTGTTGTAAAATCTGATGTTGTAGTCATATAGCATGATAAAACCATCGGATATAATATCCTATACCTGCGGGTCATTATTGAAGTTGGATTGAAGAAACAGCTGCTGTAATTTCCTTGGCTCGAGGATCATGGTCTTCCAAAGACACACCGCGAGGATCTTCCGTCACTAGCATAGCAAGAACATTGAGTGAACTCCAAGTTTTCGTCACATTTTTGCTTGAAGGCCCCAAAGTGACGGCAAAGACTGCATCAAATCCACCAGCACCAGGAACACCAGCCAACAGAACCCCCTCCATACTCATCGTTGTATCCAGAAGGTGAGTTTGTGATTCAGGCTCTATCTGTGAATTTGACACATGGTGAAAGATGGTTTAAAAAAATGGGAGAAGACAGCAATGCAGCTGACTCCTAAGAGCTTTTGATTTTGAGTACATGGTAGCAACAAACTTACCGGAATTCCTGCAGCCTCTCCCATTTTGCGCATATAATACCTGATTCCAAGCATCGCATCTCGGGCTCCTAACAACTCTTTAACAATATCTGCTTGACTTGGTTCATATGCTCTCTCAAGCCACTAGTCATGGTGAAAACCAGAAAAAACTTGAGTTTTAGAAGAAAATTTCATAAACTGTGGAAGGAATATTACATAATCCAACCAAAAAGTAATGATGCTCGATTTGAAGACAGAAATATTTGCAAGGAGCTACTTGGATTGTCTAAATAATTGATCTCGAAAATTTCATTCAGACATGCAGGAGAAAAGAATTGAATGACCTTTTTTAGATCGTCAGTGCCTACCTCCAAAACGTGATGGTATTAAAAATAAGGATTTTTTGTTGTGTTGAGACAACATAATGGAAGCTTCtctaagaaaaatgattgttgttaAGGGAGAAATTGTTCCAGCTAATGGTTGCAACTTTGAAGGACTCGAAGGAGGATGCTTGAGGAGGAGGATTATGACTCCTAACAGAAAGAGGGCTTAAAAATTCACTGGACGCAAGTTCAGAGGAAGGGGGCTCTACTGCCTCAGAAAGACTTGCCAGTCTATTATAGTGGAACTAGAAGGTCATCCTTTGCTCCTTATTGATATGATGCGAGGAGCAAATAAAGTTCAAAATCAGAAGTAGAATGGGAATTATTGGGAAGAGGGTATCTTTTGGAATTTGTTTTTACAGGGGGAATAAATACCTTTTTCTACATGTGTTAGCCTGCACTTGCAGTATGTTTGTGTTAATTGTTTCCATTAGCTCTTATTAAGTAATACATTTTTCAGCTATTACGGCTGTAGTTTCATGTGGTTTTTTAGTGAGAATGACTAATCAAGAAGGTAGCCAACCCCAAGCAACTTGGGATTGAGGGTGTAATTATTGTTCTATGACTCATCAAGAAGGTGAAAGTAACCACTGCTATGGTTCGGAATCAACTCAGTAAAGTTAAGCCAATTTTCAGCACTTCAAACACCCATGGATACTTAGCAGAGCAAGCCTTTCCAGAACAAGCTAGAAGTTAAGTGCATCAAGGATAATTATACGTACCATTAAGCATAAAATGAAGCAAAAAACTTCCGTACTGAATACGGATAGTTCGCAAAATTTCTACATAATACTAGATCTTGAACTTCCTTTTCAATTTTGACCAAAAGaattttaccttttctgctGGAAGCAGGCTGCAGGCGTTGATGAGACATTCATAAACATTGTAGTTCCTTTCTGCCAATTTACACAAGGTATTAAGGTGCATTTCCAAGGCAGAGTTCCCTTCTGACAACTTTCTCCATGTTTCAAGAGAATTCTGAGGATCAGACCTCTGCCATTTCTTAACAGCACCAACCATTGATGGGGTAGAAGATCCTCCACTGCCCGGTTCTCCAAGTAACTGCAAGATGCTTAGCAATCAATTTCACCAACTTAAAGGAAGAAACACTGTGCACCACAGACAATTTACATGGTAATTAATAAGTCAAATTTTGTAGCAGTAGAGTGTAGTAGTGAGCCTCAAAAGAGCAAGAAAGAATCCATAATAATGGGCCAGCATAAGGTCAAAAATTTTAGACAGGATACTTCAATGTTAATGTTTGTATAGACATGCCAACGAATCCCATTAAAGCAGGCTAGCAAATGCATGATATGCTGCATGAGTGACCTTTCAACTAAGATTCATTACCCATCACAGCTGAAGAAATCACTTAATCTTAACACAGCAAAATTTGTGTGTTTTAACCCTCGCACCACAAAAAGTGACTATATTTGACAACAATATTTAGCAGTTGGGCTAAGCAACTTGTTTGTGGTTCACTATGACTGCATGATAATCAATCTTATGTCCAGTCAACAATGAGCTTGGAGGTCAAAAAAGGATGTGAAGATTTATAATTAGAAGAAGAGTTATACAAAAGAGATGATTATCAGGTAAATCAAATTTCTTTTATCATCCAGCTTACTAAAAGTCGATAAGAAATTGATCACAGTTATACAGACAATGTTCAACAGAATATGGAACATAATTTATCAGACTCACTAGAGTCATCAATGGAGGCAATGAAAACTTGGTCCTCTCATGGTCCCACTTGGCTTTCAGGACATCATAAATGACTTCTGTTAGTGGTGTAGCCATACCTGCATTCTGCAAATCCAAAATAATCAACAAGTCAGAGCTATTTGGAAGATTCAACAAAATTAAGATGCAAAATCTGCAGTATCTCTCAACTCCACCACATAATATTATCTTTTCACTACTAAAACTCTTTCTTTACATTATTTATTCCTGTATGGTAACCTACATCTACCCCACCCCGACCTCCCAGGAATCAACAGAGGCCTTTCCCCACTTTGCTCTTTCAGTGACTCAAACCCCATTATCGAGGTTGGATGTGGAGGGTGCTTTCAACTTGAGCCACCCCATCTTGTCAAGTCTTCCTTCAAATTAAAGCAAACTACTGATAAGAGAAGGCATCACATGTCCAATAGGTTTCGCATGGCACGGGAAAGAGGTCATGCCATCATTCCTTAACTTCAGTCGAGGAGAGTTCAAATAAACAACCAACAGAAGGAAAACCTTGCTCCAGACCTTTGTGATGCCCAACAGAGACATCGTTCTTGCCACGGAATGAAACAAAAAAGGTAGTATCTCACCTGAAATGACAAGCATCTCTGCTGGAGTTGCTGACAAAAATATTGATTCACATGGATGGCTTTAATCAAAGTAGTTAAGCAAATAGAAGCAAAGGCTCACTTAGCATACAACTGCCCCTCACCCAATATTACCTTTAGACTGGACACAAATGATTAACCTATTAGGTACttcctccgtcccatattagttgatcattataccaacaatagttgtctCGTATTAGTTgtccaccttactaaatcaagaaagcattgattaatttttttcaatattatccttgcaattaattctttttgaaagtattcacatttgtttgtaaaattccCAAGAAGTTTTTTAAGgggtaaattagtaaaattatctacttatttatgatttcttaagtaCCGTGCAAAATGAAATGTGATCTGTCAGAATAGAAATTAGtatttcctacttagaataggaataggaataggaataagaataggaatcctagttggaaaaggattccaatatagtgtctataaatagggtctcaatgtaacaatttaaatacacaattcaataatatttttctcatatatttctcacatggtatcagagcattggtGAGAACAAACAAGTCACCATATGTCTATGTCAATTTCCGGTGACTGTTGGGTCTGATTTTGTTATTCCTTTTTTCTTTCGGTGGGTGTTGTGCGAAAACCAACACCACCACGAGGCTCGGAAAGCTCCCGCGACCAAACCCCAGCCAGAACCACCGGAAAACATCACCCCACGCGCTCTCACGCGCCGATCGGAGGTGGTAGTTTTCGGCGAGATCTGGCTCACGCGCTGGCGCGTGAGGGCTTTTATGatcatattttttgagaaattttttgacAGTTGGGGTCGTCCAGCCATTCCGACCAGGCCCATACTGTTTTTGACCAGATCCGATCGCCGGAATTAGGGTTTCAGCTATTTCCAGGCTGTTTCCGGCGACTTTTCTTCGAGATATGAATTTTCCGACAATCAGATCTCAATAACCAAGGTTTTTTTTGCTGTTGTTTCCAAGACAAATTTAGCATAATGTCTTTTGGGTGTGATGTTTTTGGTTCTAAAAATATGGGGATGGGAAGTTCTAGCCCTATAATCACTTCAGAACTTTTATTGGGAAGTTCAAACTATTTATCTTGGGCTTCCTCGATTGAGCTGTGATACAAGGGTCAAGGTGTCCAAGATCACTTAACGAACAAGACTTATGTGGTAGATGTAAAGGCAAAGACTAGTGAGGAAGATGCAAAAGCCAAAGCACAATGGGAGAAAGTAGATGCTCAATTATGTAGTCTCCTATGGCGTTCTATTGATTCCAAGTTGATGCCCTTGTTTCGCCCATTCCAGACGTGTTATACAGTTTGGGAAAAGGCTCGTGCTTTATACACTAATGACATATCTCGATTCTATGATGTGATATCTCGATTGACTaacttaaagaaacaagaatctGATATGTCTACTTACTTGGGACAGGTACAGGCAgtcatggaggaatttgacACGTTGATGCCAATTACTACGAATGTGGAAAAACAACAAGAACACAAACAAacattgtttctagttcttacTTTTGCTGGACTTCCTCCTAATCATGATTCTGTGCGTGATCAGATTTTAGCTAGCCCTACAGTTCCTACAATTGATGAATTATTCTCTCGTCTCCTTCGTCTTGCGGAACCTCCCAGTCATAAAGTAGTTTCATCACCCACTATTGACTCCTCTATTCTCGCATCACAAACCTTTGAAAAGCGTACATATTAGTCTATGGAGAATCGGCAAGGGGGAGGGCGTTTTGGGAAACCTCGATCCAAGTGTAGTCATTGTCATAAGCCTGGACACACTCGTGacatatgttatattttgcatgGTCCACCACCCAGTTATGATCCCATTGTTCTAAAGGAATATAATGAGTTCCCTCGAAATCACGCAAGTAAACAGACATCTCCACCAGTAGCATATGGTGCTCAACCTAATCAACCATCCAATAATGCTCATATTGCTAAGACAGAATATGATGAGTTCCTTTAGTATCGTGCAAATAAGCAAACGTCTCTACAAATAGTTTCGGTTGCACAACCTGATGTGTCTGTAGCCGGTAATTCTTTTGCTTGTGTGTCGCAATCTAGTACTCTTGGAACATGGGTCATGGACTCTGGGGCTTCTAATCATATCTCTGGTAATAAATCACTTATATCCGATATTGTTTATTCACAATCTCTTCCAGCTATTACTTTAGCCAATGGGatccaaacaaaaccaaaaaggGTTGGAAAAGCCAAACCCCTATCTTCTGTCACCCTAGACTCTGTTCTTTATGTCCCTGGTTCTCTTTTTAATCTAGCATCTGTTAGTCGTTTGACGAAAGCCCTACATTGTAGCATAATTTTTTTCgatgatttttttctcatgcaGGACCGTAGTACGGGACAGATGATTGGAACAGAACATGAATCACAAGGCCTTTACTATCTTACCTCTTCAAATTCCTTAACAGCATGCTCCGTTACAGATTCCCCAGATCTAATTCACAAACGTTTGGGACATCCGAGTCTATCCAAACTGCAAAAGATGGTGCCTAGTTTGTCTAGTTTATCCACATTAGATTGTGAGTCATGTCAACTTGGGAAACACACTCGTGCT is part of the Solanum stenotomum isolate F172 chromosome 8, ASM1918654v1, whole genome shotgun sequence genome and encodes:
- the LOC125873511 gene encoding 2-(3-amino-3-carboxypropyl)histidine synthase subunit 1-like, translating into MEKEHGDLLPLNPTPAAATTTAVNAGDQQPLQQSTRSRPKRFVKNQIPDSILNDAALNAAISLLPQNYNFEIHKCVWRVRTSGAKRVALQFPEGLLMYSLIISDILSTFTSATHCFILGDVTFGACCVDDLSAGALSADLLIHFGHSCLAAINVLTSRKNHMRERIIAESRIQ